The proteins below come from a single Candidatus Obscuribacterales bacterium genomic window:
- the nagA gene encoding N-acetylglucosamine-6-phosphate deacetylase — protein sequence MAAQSSTIINARLPDRDGLHQLCLTAGRLTRIQPMDEAIAPDDASLDVGGDWVSPGGVDLQINGALGLAFPDLAIAHLETLDKICSFLWQQGVDAFLPTLVTTSLDNIHRALATLAAFRDQGGDRGARILGVHLEGPFLNPQKRGAHPAEHLQPLTLEQVSQVLANYTSLVKVITLAPELDPSGQVIPTLVNQGMIVSLGHSQATAEQAKRAFDQGASMVTHAFNAMPSLHHRQPGLLGAALTHPQVFCGVIADGVHVAPTMLDLLLRIGRGGRSPQPYPQGLFLVSDALAPLGLPDGRYPWDSREIEVIQGTARLADGTLSGTTLPLLAGVQYLVRQGLCEPSEAIALATLAPRRALGLPTWPQQEPIHLLRWSAQTLDWQRLP from the coding sequence ATGGCTGCCCAATCCTCCACTATTATCAACGCTCGCCTACCCGACCGCGACGGACTTCACCAACTTTGCTTAACCGCTGGACGGCTGACCCGCATCCAGCCCATGGACGAAGCGATCGCCCCCGATGATGCCAGCCTGGATGTAGGCGGCGACTGGGTTTCACCAGGCGGGGTGGATCTCCAAATCAATGGCGCGCTGGGCCTGGCATTTCCCGACTTAGCGATCGCTCACCTAGAGACCCTAGACAAGATCTGCAGCTTTCTCTGGCAGCAAGGCGTGGATGCGTTTTTGCCCACCCTGGTGACCACCTCACTGGACAACATTCACCGGGCCCTGGCAACCCTAGCAGCCTTCCGTGACCAAGGGGGCGATCGCGGCGCACGTATTCTGGGCGTTCACCTAGAGGGGCCGTTTCTCAATCCCCAAAAACGGGGTGCCCATCCCGCCGAACATCTGCAACCCCTCACCCTAGAGCAGGTCTCCCAAGTCCTCGCCAACTATACATCCTTGGTCAAGGTGATCACCCTAGCGCCAGAACTCGACCCCAGTGGGCAGGTGATTCCCACCCTCGTCAACCAAGGCATGATCGTAAGTCTAGGGCATTCCCAAGCTACGGCAGAGCAGGCCAAACGAGCTTTTGACCAGGGAGCCTCCATGGTCACCCATGCCTTCAATGCCATGCCCAGCCTGCATCATCGCCAGCCGGGTCTTTTGGGCGCGGCCCTCACCCATCCCCAGGTTTTCTGCGGTGTGATTGCCGATGGGGTGCATGTGGCTCCCACCATGCTTGATCTACTCCTACGCATAGGGCGCGGCGGGCGATCGCCCCAGCCCTATCCCCAAGGTCTCTTTCTCGTCAGCGATGCATTGGCTCCCCTAGGATTGCCCGATGGTCGCTACCCCTGGGACAGTCGAGAGATTGAGGTGATTCAAGGCACGGCCCGATTAGCAGACGGCACCCTCTCGGGCACAACTCTACCCCTGCTGGCCGGTGTGCAGTATCTTGTACGCCAGGGTCTATGTGAGCCATCCGAGGCGATCGCCCTAGCCACCCTAGCTCCCCGCCGTGCCCTAGGGCTTCCTACTTGGCCCCAGCAAGAACCCATCCATCTCCTACGCTGGTCAGCCCAGACCCTAGACTGGCAACGCCTCCCCTAG
- the purE gene encoding 5-(carboxyamino)imidazole ribonucleotide mutase — translation MTHPFVGIIMGSDSDLPTMQAAIAICEDFGVPHEVAIVSAHRTPERMVDYAQTAHTRGLKVIIAGAGGAAHLPGMVAALTPLPVIGVPVLTRTLNGVDSLYSIVQMPRGIPVATVAIGNAQNAGLLAVQMLASHDAALLEKVQQYRQALQTSVMEKQAQLDELGYQAYLKEM, via the coding sequence ATGACCCATCCGTTTGTTGGCATCATCATGGGCAGTGACTCCGACCTGCCCACTATGCAGGCGGCGATCGCCATCTGTGAAGACTTTGGCGTGCCCCATGAGGTGGCGATCGTCTCGGCCCATCGCACCCCTGAGCGCATGGTGGACTATGCCCAAACCGCCCACACCCGAGGGCTCAAGGTGATTATTGCAGGAGCCGGTGGCGCAGCCCATCTGCCAGGCATGGTGGCTGCCCTCACGCCCCTGCCGGTGATTGGGGTACCGGTGCTCACCCGCACCCTCAACGGTGTCGATTCCCTATACTCCATTGTGCAAATGCCGAGGGGGATTCCGGTGGCCACTGTGGCCATCGGCAATGCTCAAAATGCTGGCCTGCTGGCGGTGCAAATGTTAGCCAGCCATGACGCTGCGCTGCTGGAAAAGGTGCAACAGTATCGACAAGCTCTACAAACCAGCGTCATGGAGAAACAGGCTCAGCTTGATGAGCTAGGATATCAGGCATATTTAAAGGAGATGTAG